One window from the genome of Manis pentadactyla isolate mManPen7 chromosome 15, mManPen7.hap1, whole genome shotgun sequence encodes:
- the MMP2 gene encoding 72 kDa type IV collagenase, whose protein sequence is MTEARAVRGALASPLRALCVLGCLLGRAAAAPSPIIKFPGDVAPKTDKELAVQYLNTFYGCPKERCNLFVLKDTLKKMQKFFGLPQTGDLDQRTIETMRKPRCGNPDVANYNFFPRKPKWDKNQITYRIIGYTPDLDPETVDDAFARAFQVWSGVTPLRFSRIHDGEADIMINFGRWEHGDGYPFDGKDGLLAHAFAPGPGVGGDSHFDDDELWTLGEGQVVRVKYGNADGEYCKFPFLFNGKEHTSCTDSGRSDGFLWCSTTYNFDKDGKYGFCPHEALFTMGGNADGQPCKFPFRFQGTSYNSCTTEGRTDGYRWCGTTEDYDRDKKYGFCPETAMSTIGGNSEGAPCVFPFTFLGVKRDSCTSAGRGDGKIWCATTASYDEDRKWGFCPDQGYSLFLVAAHEFGHAMGLEHSEDPGALMAPIYTYTKNFRLSQDDIKGIQELYGASPDTDAGTGTGPTPTLGPVTPEICKQDIVFDGISQIRGEIFFFKDRFIWRTVTPRDKPMGPLLVATFWPDLPEKIDAVYEAPQEEKAVFFAGNEYWVYSASTLERGYPKPLTSLGLPPDVQHVDAAFNWSKNKKTYIFAGDKFWRYNEVKKKMDPGFPKLIADAWNAIPDNLDAVVDLQGGGHSYFFKGAYYLKLENQSLKSVKVGSIKSDWLGC, encoded by the exons ATGACCGAGGCGCGAGCGGTGCGGGGCGCGCTCGCCAGCCCGCTGCGGGCGCTCTGCGTCCTGGGCTGCCTGTTgggccgcgccgccgccgcgccgtcgcccattatcaagttccctggAGATGTCGCCCCCAAAACGGACAAAGAGTTGGCTGTG CAATACCTGAACACCTTCTACGGCTGCCCCAAGGAGAGGTGCAACCTGTTTGTGCTGAAGGACACACTGAAGAAGATGCAGAAGTTCTTCGGCCTACCCCAGACAGGTGACCTCGACCAGCGCACCATCGAGACCATGCGGAAGCCACGCTGCGGCAACCCAGACGTGGCCAACTACAACTTCTTCCCCCGCAAGCCCAAGTGGGACAAGAACCAGATCACATACAG GATCATTGGCTACACACCTGACCTGGACCCTGAGACAGTGGATGATGCCTTTGCTCGTGCCTTCCAAGTCTGGAGTGGTGTGACCCCACTGCGGTTTTCCCGTATCCATGATGGAGAGGCTGACATCATGATCAACTTCGGACGCTGGG AACATGGAGATGGATACCCCTTTGATGGCAAGGACGGCCTCCTGGCTCATGCCTTCGCCCCAGGCCCTGGTGTGGGGGGAGACTCCCACTTTGACGATGATGAGCTGTGGACCTTGGGAGAAGGGCAAG TGGTCCGTGTGAAGTACGGGAACGCCGACGGGGAGTACTGCAAGTTCCCCTTCCTGTTCAATGGCAAGGAGCACACCAGCTGTACGGACTCCGGCCGCAGTGACGGCTTCCTGTGGTGTTCCACCACCTACAACTTCGACAAGGACGGCAAGTACGGCTTCTGCCCCCATGAAG ccctGTTCACCATGGGtggcaatgctgatggacagcccTGCAAGTTCCCGTTCCGCTTCCAGGGCACGTCCTACAACAGCTGCACCACCGAGGGCCGCACGGACGGCTACCGCTGGTGCGGCACCACCGAGGACTACGACCGCGACAAGAAGTATGGCTTCTGCCCCGAGACTG CCATGTCCACCATTGGTGGGAACTCAGAAGGTGCCCCGTGTGTCTTCCCCTTCACCTTCCTGGGCGTCAAACGTGATAGCTGCACCAGCGCCGGCCGCGGTGATGGGAAGATATGGTGCGCGACCACAGCCAGCTATGATGAGGACCGCAAGTGGGGCTTCTGCCCCGACCAAG GGTACAGCCTGTTCCTGGTGGCAGCCCATGAGTTTGGCCATGCAATGGGGCTGGAGCATTCAGAGGACCCCGGAGCCCTGATGGCACCCATTTACACCTACACCAAGAACTTCCGCCTGTCCCAGGATGACATCAAAGGCATTCAGGAGCTCTACG GGGCCTCCCCGGACACTGACGCTGGCACTGGCACCGGCCCCACCCCGACGCTGGGACCCGTCACTCCTGAGATCTGCAAACAGGACATTGTCTTTGATGGCATCTCTCAGATCCGCGGGGAGATTTTCTTCTTCAAGGACCG gttCATTTGGCGGACAGTGACACCACGTGACAAGCCCATGGGACCCCTGCTGGTGGCCACCTTCTGGCCTGATCTCCCAGAAAAGATTGATGCTGTATATGAGGCCCCACAGGAGGAGAAGGCTGTGTTCTTTGCAG GCAATGAATACTGGGTCTATTCAGCCAGCACCCTGGAGCGAGGGTACCCCAAGCCGCTGACCAGCCTGGGGCTGCCCCCTGATGTTCAACACGTGGATGCTGCCTTTAACTGGAGCAAGAACAAGAAGACTTATATCTTTGCTGGAGACAAGTTCTGGAG ATACAATGAGGTGAAGAAGAAAATGGACCCTGGCTTCCCCAAGCTCATTGCAGATGCCTGGAATGCCATCCCTGATAACCTGGATGCCGTGGTGGACCTGCAGGGTGGTG